From a single Anaerolineales bacterium genomic region:
- a CDS encoding DUF5655 domain-containing protein → MPLYKIKQQKTQQVKPSSFKNEKELQNLFEVNLEELLGVRYVASEHTTGDRQRGRIDTLGIDQDGTPVIVEYKKTGKENVINQGLFYLDWLVDHKGDFTLVAQEKLGKDIEIDWSSPRLILVAESFSEYDKYAVNRIGANIQLWTYRRYGDDFLFLESIFSTISQKPAKKEKTDVREDTGDEQTEEEVIVYTLEYHLSEKSDATKSLFDALRERIFSLNSDGDIIEKPNKIYLSYKHGKNFCEIQIQANKLKIWLDIPYAELDDPQKISRDVSKIGHHGTGTVEINLSGLSELDTVMYLIEQSYKQTL, encoded by the coding sequence ATGCCGCTTTACAAAATTAAACAACAAAAGACACAACAAGTTAAGCCATCTTCATTTAAGAACGAGAAAGAGCTTCAAAATTTATTTGAGGTGAATTTGGAGGAATTGCTTGGGGTGCGTTATGTCGCATCTGAACACACTACAGGTGATAGACAACGTGGACGAATTGATACTCTAGGGATTGATCAAGATGGAACTCCAGTTATTGTTGAATACAAGAAAACAGGCAAGGAAAATGTAATCAACCAGGGATTGTTCTACCTGGATTGGCTTGTTGATCATAAAGGTGATTTCACGCTTGTAGCTCAGGAAAAACTTGGAAAAGATATTGAGATTGATTGGTCAAGTCCTAGGCTGATTTTGGTTGCTGAAAGCTTTTCAGAGTATGACAAGTATGCCGTAAATCGTATTGGGGCGAATATTCAATTGTGGACGTATAGAAGATATGGGGACGATTTCCTGTTCTTGGAATCGATATTTTCAACGATAAGTCAAAAGCCAGCCAAGAAAGAAAAAACGGATGTCAGAGAAGACACTGGCGATGAGCAAACTGAAGAAGAAGTGATTGTTTACACACTCGAATATCACTTAAGCGAAAAGTCTGATGCCACAAAATCACTTTTTGATGCGTTACGGGAAAGGATTTTTTCTCTCAACAGTGATGGCGATATTATTGAAAAACCCAACAAGATATATTTAAGTTACAAGCATGGAAAAAACTTTTGCGAAATTCAAATTCAGGCGAACAAGTTGAAAATTTGGCTGGATATTCCATATGCTGAATTGGATGACCCCCAAAAAATAAGCCGCGATGTTTCAAAGATCGGTCATCATGGAACTGGTACTGTAGAGATAAATCTTTCTGGCTTATCCGAACTTGATACAGTAATGTATTTGATTGAACAATCCTACAAACAAACTCTATAA